A region of Micromonospora sp. WMMD882 DNA encodes the following proteins:
- a CDS encoding NADP-dependent isocitrate dehydrogenase — translation MAKIKVNNPVVELDGDEMTRIIWKQIREQLILPYLDVDLHYYDLSIQYRDETDDQVTVDAANAIKEHGVGVKCATITPDEARVEEFGLKKMWRSPNGTIRNILGGVVFREPIIMSNVPRLVPGWTKPIIIGRHAHGDQYKATDFVVPGPGTVTITYTPSDGGAPVEMEVANFPGGGIAMGMYNFDESIRDFARASFRYGLDRNYPVYMSTKNTILKAYDGRFKDIFAEVFENEFKAEFDAAGLTYEHRLIDDMVAAALKWEGGYVWACKNYDGDVQSDTVAQGFGSLGLMTSVLLSPDGRTVEAEAAHGTVTRHYRQWQKGEKTSTNPIASIYAWTRGLAHRGKLDDTPAVTEFANTLEQVIVDTVEGGQMTKDLALLIGRDAPWLTTDEFMNTLDENLARRLAA, via the coding sequence ATGGCGAAGATCAAGGTGAACAACCCGGTCGTGGAACTCGACGGCGACGAGATGACGCGGATCATCTGGAAGCAGATCCGAGAGCAGCTGATCCTGCCCTACCTCGACGTCGACCTGCACTACTACGACCTGTCGATCCAGTACCGCGACGAGACCGACGACCAGGTGACCGTCGACGCCGCCAACGCCATCAAGGAGCACGGCGTCGGTGTCAAGTGCGCCACCATCACCCCCGACGAGGCCCGCGTCGAGGAGTTCGGCCTGAAGAAGATGTGGCGGTCGCCGAACGGCACCATCCGCAACATCCTCGGCGGCGTCGTCTTCCGCGAGCCGATCATCATGTCCAACGTGCCGCGGTTGGTCCCCGGCTGGACCAAGCCGATCATCATCGGCCGGCACGCCCACGGTGACCAGTACAAGGCCACCGACTTCGTCGTTCCCGGCCCGGGCACGGTGACCATCACCTACACCCCGTCCGACGGCGGCGCCCCGGTCGAGATGGAGGTCGCCAACTTCCCCGGCGGCGGCATCGCGATGGGCATGTACAACTTCGACGAGTCGATCCGGGACTTCGCCCGGGCCTCGTTCCGGTACGGCCTGGACCGCAACTACCCGGTCTACATGTCGACCAAGAACACCATCCTCAAGGCGTACGACGGCCGGTTCAAGGACATCTTCGCCGAGGTCTTCGAGAACGAGTTCAAGGCCGAGTTCGACGCCGCCGGCCTCACCTACGAGCACCGGCTGATCGACGACATGGTCGCCGCCGCGCTCAAGTGGGAGGGCGGGTACGTCTGGGCCTGCAAGAACTACGACGGTGACGTGCAGTCCGACACCGTCGCGCAGGGCTTCGGCTCGCTCGGCCTGATGACCTCGGTCCTGCTGTCGCCCGACGGCCGCACCGTCGAGGCCGAGGCCGCCCACGGCACCGTCACCCGGCACTACCGGCAGTGGCAGAAGGGCGAGAAGACCTCCACCAACCCGATCGCCTCGATCTACGCCTGGACCCGGGGCCTCGCCCACCGGGGCAAGCTGGACGACACCCCGGCGGTCACCGAGTTCGCCAACACCCTGGAGCAGGTCATCGTCGACACCGTCGAGGGCGGCCAGATGACCAAGGACCTCGCGCTGCTCATCGGGCGGGACGCCCCCTGGCTGACCACCGACGAGTTCATGAACACCCTGGACGAGAACCTGGCCCGCCGCCTCGCCGCCTGA
- the galT gene encoding galactose-1-phosphate uridylyltransferase produces MRRTVTTLADGRELIYFDERDDAVRDEPDRRDLPPPPPASQLRYDPLLDEWVTVAVHRQTRTFLPPADQCPLCPSREGRPSEIPAGSYDVAVFENRFPALSQRIVDEPTAVTPFTEIRPGAGRCEVVCFTDDHHASFASLPPRRVRTVLDALADRTAAMYELPDVEQVFCFENRGVEIGVTLHHPHGQVYGYPFVTPRTRAMLAAARRHAERTGGNLYADVLAAERAAGERVVAANEHWTAYVPAAARWPFEVHLAPHRPVLDLPALTGPERDAFGPLYLDVLRRFDALFDMPMPYIAAWHQAPVRVDRELGYLHLQVFSIRRAVDKLKYLAGSESGMGVFINDVAPERAAALLRAAAGPAGTVDAAGTAVAVP; encoded by the coding sequence ATGAGACGTACGGTCACCACCCTGGCCGACGGACGCGAGCTGATCTATTTCGACGAGCGGGACGACGCGGTACGGGACGAGCCGGACCGGCGGGACCTGCCGCCACCCCCGCCCGCGTCCCAGCTCCGCTACGACCCGCTGCTGGACGAGTGGGTGACGGTGGCCGTACACCGGCAGACCCGGACCTTCCTCCCGCCCGCCGACCAGTGCCCGCTCTGCCCCTCCCGGGAGGGTCGGCCCAGTGAGATCCCGGCGGGCAGTTACGACGTCGCCGTCTTCGAGAACCGTTTCCCGGCGCTGAGCCAACGGATCGTCGACGAGCCGACGGCGGTCACCCCGTTCACCGAGATCCGGCCCGGCGCCGGACGGTGCGAGGTGGTCTGTTTCACCGACGACCACCACGCCTCGTTCGCCAGCCTGCCACCACGCCGGGTCCGGACCGTCCTCGACGCGCTCGCCGACCGCACCGCCGCCATGTACGAGCTGCCCGACGTGGAGCAGGTGTTCTGCTTCGAGAACCGGGGCGTGGAGATCGGGGTCACGCTGCACCACCCGCACGGTCAGGTCTACGGGTACCCGTTCGTCACCCCCCGGACCCGGGCGATGCTGGCCGCCGCCCGCCGGCACGCCGAGCGGACCGGCGGCAACCTCTACGCGGACGTGCTGGCCGCTGAGCGGGCCGCCGGGGAGCGGGTGGTCGCGGCCAACGAGCACTGGACGGCGTACGTGCCGGCGGCGGCGCGCTGGCCGTTCGAGGTGCACCTGGCCCCGCACCGGCCGGTGCTCGACCTGCCGGCGCTGACCGGCCCGGAACGGGACGCCTTCGGCCCGCTCTACCTGGACGTGCTGCGCCGGTTCGACGCGCTCTTCGACATGCCGATGCCGTACATCGCCGCCTGGCACCAGGCGCCGGTACGCGTCGACCGCGAGCTGGGGTACCTGCACCTTCAGGTGTTCAGCATCCGGCGGGCGGTGGACAAGCTGAAGTACCTGGCCGGCTCGGAGTCGGGGATGGGCGTCTTCATCAACGACGTCGCCCCGGAGCGCGCCGCCGCCCTGCTCCGCGCCGCCGCCGGGCCGGCGGGGACGGTCGACGCCGCCGGTACGGCGGTGGCCGTGCCCTGA
- a CDS encoding DeoR/GlpR family DNA-binding transcription regulator — translation MLARQRQAVILERVRATGGVRVTELAAEFGVSDMTIRRDLDTLHAQGRLAKVHGGATVTDPSSADEPGFDAKSVRQLPEKAAIAAHAARLVRPGSAVALSAGTTTAELARRLVGVPGLTVVTNSLRVAEVFHGADRSDQTVILTGGIRTPSDALVGPLAVAAIGSLHLDLLFLGVHGISERAGFTTPNLMEAETNRALVAAADRLVVLADHTKWGLVGLCSIGELGSADVVVVDDRLPDEGQRTLAEQVEELIVVTRSAGGRATGATATEGTAT, via the coding sequence ATGCTGGCGCGGCAGCGACAGGCGGTCATCCTGGAACGGGTCCGGGCGACCGGCGGCGTACGGGTCACCGAACTGGCCGCCGAGTTCGGGGTCTCCGACATGACCATCCGGCGTGACCTGGACACCCTGCACGCCCAGGGCCGACTGGCCAAGGTGCACGGCGGAGCGACGGTGACCGATCCGTCGTCGGCCGACGAGCCCGGCTTCGACGCGAAGTCCGTCCGGCAGCTCCCCGAGAAGGCGGCCATCGCCGCCCACGCCGCCCGGCTGGTCCGCCCCGGCTCGGCGGTCGCGCTGTCCGCCGGCACCACCACCGCCGAGCTGGCCCGCCGGCTGGTCGGCGTGCCGGGGCTGACCGTGGTGACCAACTCGTTGCGGGTGGCCGAGGTGTTCCACGGCGCCGACCGGTCGGACCAGACCGTCATCCTGACCGGCGGGATCCGTACCCCGTCCGACGCCCTGGTCGGCCCGCTCGCCGTGGCCGCCATCGGCTCGCTGCACCTGGACCTGCTGTTCCTCGGCGTGCACGGGATCAGCGAACGGGCCGGGTTCACCACGCCCAACCTGATGGAGGCGGAAACCAACCGGGCGTTGGTCGCCGCCGCCGACCGGCTGGTGGTGCTCGCCGACCACACCAAGTGGGGGCTGGTCGGCCTCTGCTCGATCGGTGAGCTGGGCAGCGCCGACGTGGTGGTGGTCGACGACCGGCTACCCGACGAGGGCCAGCGGACGCTGGCGGAGCAGGTGGAGGAGCTGATCGTCGTGACGCGGTCGGCGGGAGGCCGCGCGACGGGCGCGACGGCGACAGAAGGGACAGCGACATGA
- the cysC gene encoding adenylyl-sulfate kinase codes for MSNGWVLPDDVLRDAPVHTPRPAELADLELLLSGAYAPLTGFMTRADLTSLSRRGRLADGTSWPVPVTLQVPAAVAEGLRPDDPAARVLVLTDGEGAPLAALDVQDVWPGRDGAAGLGGPVHRLGDGGHAPFRRLRRTPEEVRALLPPGRVLGVIADRPLHRPQLAQIAHTSRTLGAHLLVMIPVSEEATGGLPPEALVRTIFAARDRMPPVTVVTVPLARRHDEISDAVLRARVSAAYGVTHLLSTSETLSGAGLRVVVPRELAYDNRDGQWRWRDDIPPRNRKLPLRQEEIDDHLDRGFPLPEWHTPPAVAKELTRARPPRRHRGLVVFLTGLSGSGKSTIASGLADALREAGDRTITLLDGDVVRRELSAGLTFSRADRDLNVRRIGWVAAEIARHRGLAICCPIAPYAQARATAREMAESAGAGFVLVHVATPLEVCEQRDRKGLYARARAGLLTGMTGIDDPYEAPDDADLVLDTSTMSIEEGVQQVLRLLTETGWVEPRLQPA; via the coding sequence ATGAGCAACGGCTGGGTGCTGCCCGACGACGTGCTCCGGGACGCGCCGGTGCACACACCACGTCCGGCCGAGCTGGCCGACCTGGAGTTGCTGCTCAGCGGCGCGTACGCGCCGTTGACCGGCTTCATGACCCGGGCCGACCTGACCTCGCTCAGCCGGCGCGGCCGGCTCGCCGACGGGACGTCCTGGCCGGTGCCGGTGACCCTCCAGGTGCCGGCGGCGGTGGCCGAGGGGCTGCGCCCGGACGACCCGGCGGCGCGGGTGCTGGTGCTCACCGACGGCGAGGGGGCCCCGCTGGCCGCGCTCGACGTGCAGGACGTCTGGCCGGGCCGGGACGGCGCCGCCGGGCTGGGCGGCCCGGTGCACCGGCTCGGAGACGGCGGGCACGCCCCGTTCCGACGGCTGCGCCGCACCCCGGAGGAGGTCAGGGCGCTGCTGCCACCGGGCCGGGTGCTCGGGGTGATCGCCGACCGGCCGCTGCACCGGCCGCAGCTCGCCCAGATCGCGCACACCTCCCGGACGCTCGGCGCGCACCTGCTGGTGATGATCCCGGTGAGCGAGGAAGCCACCGGCGGGCTGCCACCCGAGGCCCTGGTCCGGACGATCTTCGCCGCCCGGGACCGGATGCCGCCGGTGACCGTGGTGACCGTTCCGCTGGCCCGGCGGCACGACGAGATCAGCGACGCGGTGCTGCGGGCCCGGGTCTCCGCCGCGTACGGGGTGACCCATCTCCTCTCCACCAGCGAGACCCTCTCCGGGGCGGGGCTGCGGGTGGTGGTCCCCCGGGAGCTGGCCTACGACAACCGGGACGGGCAGTGGCGGTGGCGGGACGACATCCCGCCGCGCAACCGCAAGCTGCCGCTGCGCCAGGAGGAGATCGACGACCACCTGGACCGGGGCTTCCCGCTGCCCGAGTGGCACACCCCGCCGGCCGTGGCGAAGGAGCTGACCCGGGCCCGTCCCCCACGCCGGCACCGCGGGCTGGTGGTCTTCCTGACCGGGCTCTCCGGGTCGGGCAAGTCGACGATCGCCTCCGGGCTGGCCGACGCGCTCCGGGAGGCCGGGGACCGGACGATCACCCTGCTCGACGGGGACGTGGTGCGCCGGGAGCTCTCCGCCGGCCTGACGTTCAGCCGCGCCGACCGTGATCTCAACGTACGGCGGATCGGCTGGGTGGCCGCCGAGATCGCCAGACACCGGGGGCTGGCGATCTGCTGCCCGATCGCCCCGTACGCGCAGGCCCGGGCGACCGCCCGGGAGATGGCCGAGTCGGCCGGCGCCGGGTTCGTGCTGGTGCACGTGGCCACCCCGCTGGAGGTGTGCGAACAGCGCGACCGCAAGGGCCTGTACGCACGGGCGCGGGCCGGGCTGCTCACCGGGATGACCGGGATCGACGACCCGTACGAGGCGCCGGACGACGCCGACCTGGTGCTCGACACGTCGACCATGTCGATCGAGGAGGGGGTGCAGCAGGTGCTGCGCCTGCTGACCGAGACCGGCTGGGTGGAACCCCGTCTCCAACCCGCCTGA
- a CDS encoding DM13 domain-containing protein, whose amino-acid sequence MIARLSRSPVTWVAVVLLAAGAAFGLYWFQPWKLVTDTEVAEPLSAVDTTTPPPAGPPPAGSPSAGPSPAGSPSAAPATPTLVRQGSFVTHEHATSGTARIVRLPDGTHRLELVDLDTSNGPDLRVWLTDQPVKTGVAGWRVFDDGRWVELGRLKGNRGDQSYLIPPDVDLTDLTSVSVWCKRFSVSFGAAPLDAVG is encoded by the coding sequence ATGATCGCCCGTCTGTCGCGTTCCCCGGTGACCTGGGTCGCCGTCGTCCTGCTCGCCGCCGGCGCCGCGTTCGGCCTGTACTGGTTCCAGCCGTGGAAGCTGGTCACCGACACCGAGGTCGCCGAGCCGCTGTCCGCCGTCGACACCACCACGCCGCCGCCCGCCGGGCCACCGCCGGCCGGATCGCCGTCGGCCGGACCGTCGCCGGCCGGATCACCGTCCGCCGCCCCGGCCACCCCCACGCTGGTACGGCAGGGAAGCTTCGTCACCCACGAGCACGCCACCTCGGGTACGGCCCGGATCGTCCGGCTGCCCGACGGGACGCACCGGCTCGAGCTGGTCGACCTGGACACCTCGAACGGACCGGATCTGCGGGTGTGGTTGACCGACCAGCCGGTGAAGACCGGCGTGGCCGGCTGGCGCGTATTCGACGACGGCCGATGGGTGGAGCTGGGCCGGTTGAAGGGGAACCGGGGCGACCAGTCGTACCTGATCCCCCCGGACGTCGACCTGACCGACCTGACCAGCGTCTCCGTCTGGTGCAAGCGGTTCTCCGTCTCGTTCGGCGCGGCCCCGCTGGACGCCGTCGGGTGA
- a CDS encoding ABC transporter ATP-binding protein produces the protein MTLLATESLTKTYGGRVTALADLTVTVEPGVVGLVGANGAGKSTLIKILLGLLAPTSGQVRVLGLDPTDDPEAVRARVGYMPEHDALPPDLSAAELVTHLGRISGLPRTVARERASEALRHVGLYEERYRPVGGYSTGMKQRVKLAQALVHDPDLLLLDEPTNGLDPAGRDAMLTLIHRIGTEFGISVVVCSHLLGEVERICDTLVAIDGGRLLRADRISAMTSATDLLAVEVSEGTEELAARLAALHLTVGRDGRMLLVPLADEGTYDLILGVVAELDLPLHRLDQRRHRVAELFAPREPSNA, from the coding sequence GTGACACTGCTCGCGACCGAGTCGCTGACCAAGACCTACGGTGGACGGGTCACCGCGTTGGCCGACCTGACCGTCACCGTCGAACCGGGAGTCGTCGGGCTGGTCGGGGCCAACGGCGCCGGCAAGTCCACTCTCATCAAGATCCTGCTGGGGCTGCTCGCCCCGACCAGCGGCCAGGTCCGGGTGCTCGGCCTCGACCCGACCGACGACCCGGAGGCGGTCCGCGCCCGGGTCGGCTACATGCCGGAACACGACGCCCTGCCGCCCGACCTCTCCGCCGCCGAGCTGGTCACCCACCTCGGCCGGATCAGTGGACTGCCGCGCACCGTCGCCCGGGAACGGGCCTCCGAGGCGCTGCGGCACGTCGGCCTCTACGAGGAACGGTACCGGCCGGTCGGCGGCTACTCCACCGGCATGAAACAGCGGGTCAAGCTGGCCCAGGCGTTGGTGCACGACCCCGACCTGCTGCTGCTGGACGAGCCGACCAACGGGCTCGACCCGGCCGGCCGGGACGCCATGCTCACGCTGATCCACCGGATCGGCACCGAGTTCGGCATCTCCGTGGTGGTCTGCTCGCACCTGCTCGGCGAGGTCGAGCGGATCTGCGACACCCTGGTCGCCATCGACGGCGGGCGGCTGCTGCGCGCCGACCGGATCTCCGCGATGACCTCCGCCACCGACCTGCTCGCCGTCGAGGTCAGCGAGGGCACGGAGGAGCTGGCCGCCCGGCTCGCCGCGCTCCACCTGACGGTCGGGCGGGACGGCCGGATGCTGCTGGTGCCGCTCGCCGACGAGGGCACGTACGACCTGATCCTCGGCGTCGTCGCCGAGCTGGACCTGCCCCTGCACCGGCTCGACCAGCGCCGGCACCGGGTGGCCGAACTCTTCGCACCGAGGGAGCCGAGCAATGCCTGA
- a CDS encoding ABC transporter permease subunit has product MPDPTRRVAAAPTGRVAAAPTGVIHDIGYQRYTGPRLGRWHVFGALYSHGLRTAFGLGRSAKAKIFPWMIVAIVVVVAAGLAAVRTQIGQPVLTYAQFADSMSWLVIFFVAVAAPELVSRDLRSGVLPLYFSRPLPRADYPLAKLAALVTALWLLLGAPQLVMFVGAAFTTGDGLRGTWDELLDLLPGLLYAGLWAVVFASIGLLVASLTGKRAFAAGGVVAVFLMTTPIVGTLSVMPSQTLNELALLASPSTMVSAAGGWALGDLLTDGDGDSLANQIGRFGPVYLVAVVAVVAGAVALLLARYRKVAS; this is encoded by the coding sequence ATGCCTGACCCGACCCGCCGCGTGGCGGCGGCCCCCACCGGCCGGGTGGCGGCGGCCCCCACGGGTGTCATCCACGACATCGGCTACCAGCGGTACACCGGGCCGCGACTCGGCCGGTGGCACGTCTTCGGCGCGCTCTACAGCCACGGTCTGCGGACCGCCTTCGGGCTCGGCCGCAGCGCCAAGGCCAAGATATTCCCCTGGATGATCGTGGCGATCGTGGTCGTGGTCGCCGCCGGGCTGGCCGCGGTACGCACCCAGATCGGCCAGCCCGTGCTGACGTACGCGCAGTTCGCCGACTCGATGAGCTGGCTGGTGATCTTCTTCGTCGCGGTGGCCGCGCCCGAGCTGGTCTCCCGCGACCTGCGCAGCGGGGTGCTACCGCTGTACTTCTCCCGGCCGCTGCCCCGCGCCGACTACCCGCTGGCCAAGCTGGCCGCCCTGGTCACCGCGCTCTGGCTGCTGCTCGGCGCCCCGCAACTGGTGATGTTCGTCGGGGCCGCGTTCACCACCGGCGACGGCCTGCGCGGCACCTGGGACGAGCTGCTCGACCTGCTCCCCGGACTGCTCTACGCCGGGCTGTGGGCGGTGGTGTTCGCCTCGATCGGGCTGCTGGTCGCCTCGCTCACCGGCAAGCGGGCGTTCGCCGCCGGTGGGGTCGTCGCGGTGTTCCTGATGACCACCCCGATCGTCGGCACGTTGTCGGTGATGCCGTCGCAGACCCTCAACGAGCTCGCCCTGCTCGCCTCCCCGTCCACCATGGTCTCGGCGGCCGGCGGCTGGGCCCTCGGCGACCTGCTCACCGACGGTGACGGCGACAGTCTGGCCAACCAGATCGGCCGCTTCGGCCCGGTGTACCTGGTCGCCGTCGTCGCCGTGGTCGCCGGCGCGGTGGCGCTGCTGCTCGCCCGTTACCGGAAGGTGGCCTCCTGA
- a CDS encoding ABC transporter ATP-binding protein, with product MSDLTLTGVSRWYGNVVAVNDVTMTLGPGVTGLLGPNGAGKTTLLHMMAGFLAPSRGRVVLDGRPTWRNPDVYRHLGLVSEREAVQTYLTAYEFVLASAKLHKLPDPAAAARRAIDLVELETAQDRRIGTYSKGMRQRARVAAALVHDPQVLLLDEPFNGMDPRQRLHMMQLLHRLGDAGRTILFSSHILEEVEQVSGTVQVMVAGRLAASGDFRTIRRLMTNRPHVFAVQSTDDRALAVALMAEPSVNGVELDRAGLTVRAGDYGAFTRALPRIALKEGIRVRRLLPEDESLESVFSYLVEA from the coding sequence ATGAGCGACCTGACCCTGACCGGCGTCTCCCGCTGGTACGGCAACGTGGTGGCGGTCAACGACGTCACCATGACCCTCGGTCCCGGGGTGACCGGCCTGCTCGGCCCCAACGGCGCCGGCAAGACCACCCTGCTGCACATGATGGCCGGTTTCCTCGCCCCGTCCCGGGGTCGGGTCGTCCTCGACGGCCGGCCCACCTGGCGCAACCCGGACGTCTACCGTCACCTCGGCCTGGTCAGCGAACGCGAGGCGGTGCAGACCTACCTCACCGCGTACGAGTTCGTGCTGGCCAGCGCGAAGCTGCACAAGCTGCCCGACCCGGCGGCGGCGGCCCGACGCGCGATCGACCTGGTCGAGCTGGAGACCGCGCAGGACCGCCGGATCGGCACCTACTCCAAGGGCATGCGGCAGCGGGCCCGGGTGGCCGCCGCCCTGGTGCACGACCCGCAGGTGCTGCTGCTCGACGAGCCGTTCAACGGCATGGACCCGCGGCAGCGGCTGCACATGATGCAGCTCCTGCACCGGCTCGGCGACGCCGGCCGGACCATCCTGTTCAGCTCGCACATCCTGGAGGAGGTCGAGCAGGTCTCCGGCACCGTGCAGGTGATGGTCGCCGGCCGGCTGGCCGCCTCCGGCGACTTCCGCACCATCCGCCGGCTGATGACCAACCGGCCGCACGTGTTCGCCGTGCAGTCCACCGACGACCGGGCGCTGGCCGTGGCGCTGATGGCCGAGCCGTCCGTCAACGGCGTCGAGCTGGACCGGGCCGGGCTGACCGTACGGGCCGGCGACTACGGCGCGTTCACCCGGGCGCTGCCCCGCATCGCGCTCAAGGAGGGCATCCGGGTGCGCCGGCTGCTCCCCGAGGACGAGTCCCTGGAGAGCGTCTTCTCCTACCTCGTGGAGGCCTGA
- a CDS encoding ABC transporter permease: MSTVTWITARGLFGRRRFLMLVPLPALLVGLAVLSRALGVAPDAWGPPVLVGLGLAVVLPVVALIVGTGVLGAEIDDGTVVHILTKPLPRWQILLPKLGVAAGVSAVTVAVPLYVAGVLAHSVRLGLALALASAIGALAYSALFVALSLVTRRPVLLGLVYVLVWEGLLGNFVSGTKVLSIQQYVLAFADRIAPTSLLTTDVSLTVSVVMTVLVTVGFTVLAVDRLRSFSVAGETS; this comes from the coding sequence ATGTCCACCGTCACCTGGATCACCGCCCGGGGCCTGTTCGGCCGCCGCCGGTTCCTGATGCTCGTCCCGCTGCCGGCCCTCCTGGTCGGGTTGGCGGTGCTCTCCCGGGCGCTCGGCGTCGCCCCCGACGCCTGGGGGCCGCCGGTGCTGGTCGGGCTCGGCCTGGCCGTGGTGCTGCCGGTGGTCGCCCTGATCGTCGGCACCGGCGTGCTCGGCGCGGAGATCGACGACGGCACGGTCGTGCACATCCTGACCAAGCCGCTGCCCCGCTGGCAGATCCTGCTGCCGAAGCTGGGCGTGGCGGCCGGGGTCAGCGCGGTCACCGTCGCCGTGCCGCTCTACGTCGCGGGCGTGCTGGCCCACTCGGTACGCCTCGGTCTGGCCCTCGCCCTGGCCTCGGCGATCGGCGCGCTGGCGTACTCGGCGTTGTTCGTGGCGCTCAGCCTGGTCACCCGCCGGCCGGTGCTGCTCGGCCTGGTCTACGTGCTGGTCTGGGAGGGGCTGCTGGGCAACTTCGTCAGCGGCACCAAGGTGCTCTCCATCCAGCAGTACGTGCTCGCGTTCGCCGACCGGATCGCCCCGACGTCGCTGCTGACCACCGACGTCTCGCTGACCGTGTCGGTGGTGATGACCGTCCTGGTGACCGTCGGATTCACCGTCCTGGCCGTCGACCGGCTGCGTTCCTTCTCGGTCGCCGGCGAGACGAGCTGA